The genomic segment cttgtccttttgatggatagtgatggtattggttagaccatgatggatagtttgatgatcaaattgccatggtctccccaataacacatgacatgcttccatgggaactatatcacataaaacttcatctttgaagttcccaatggaaaatgccaacttcacttgattcttgactattatatccccatcttcatttagccaatgaagtttataaggttttggatggggtataatatcaagcttcaacttctcaaccaaccttgtgctacaacaattgcaacaagatccactatcaacaatgagagaacaatgattttcttgaattttacatcttgtgtgaaagatgttctctctttgtgatatgtgttcaagacttggttggttgctaagtatccttctcaccatgagaagttgcccatcatcagcatatatttcctcttccctctcttcttcctcattctCACTTGTACTAGTTGGGGTGTCACTTTCACTACTATAAATGTCCTTgcctttcaaaataatgtttctttttgtaggaCATTGAGTAGCTACATGACCCCTCCCTAgacatttgaagcatttgatttCACTTGTTCTTGTGTGTGAGGGTGTCTCTTTCTTgggtctctcttctattttggctagaggtttaaatggctctttttctttaaaaattttcttttcaaaagtaggttgaacttgaattcttttagaagaagattttctcaagttttgttgttctacctttatacacatttgaacaagatcattcaaatctctataaggtaaaagttcaaccctatctcttatgtcaaaaTTGAGCCCACTTAAAAATCTAGCTAAAGTAATTTCTGGACCCTCCACTATGCCTGCCCTCATCatatacaactccatcttttgtctatattcctcaactgtcatagacctttgttgtaacctttggagtttatccatgagTTCCCTATTGTAGTAGGAGGGAATGTGTCTCCTCCTAAGGGCAGTCTTGAGATCATTCCAATAGTGGATGGGAGGGGCTTGATGTCTAAGCCTCTCCTTGACCAAggcagtccaccaatacattgcatacccttgaaaGCTTAGGGTAGCTAGAGAGACTTTCCTCTCTTCACTCACTTGGTGGCATTCAAACAATTGTTCCACTTTCATCTCCCAATCAAGATAAGCCTCTACATTGTCCTTCCCATGGAAGTGAGGCAACACAACATTGACTTCTTTAGAAGGTGGGGGTGCATGAGAATTTCTCCTATGCCTtctagaagtagaaggctgatgaGGGTAATAATCACCCAAACTCATAGacatccctccctcttgagagttGTCACTCTGACTTCCCCTAGACTTACTTTTCCTTATCATTCTCAACTCATCTTGAATAACAACATTTTGAAGCTCTCTGTTGGctttctcttcattcatttctcttcttatttccttgaattcattaactaaagtttgaagagaaaaatgttctttttcactatcactaattctaggagaatgccttctagacattatgatggacttaaatgttattcttgAAGTAAAGACTAGAGATTTTCACTTGAAGCaatattccaggtaagggaggtgattcactaggaatgcttaagtaccaagccttatccttgccaaatatgcttcttgctacttactagagtccttagatcaaaatcactcttaaatccacttaagtcttaaagacaacaaagaaaacacaaagcaaagaaaagacACAACCTAACTCTAAATTCGGACCCCTAAGAGAGCTTCCTATTCGCACAAGATATATGTTATCTAGTCGAGAATGGGACAAGCAATTAAAGTGAGgtctcctaggtgaggcttagacttttggatctaagacacactcaccgtctaccAATTTTAAAGTGATGAGACTTTCAGTCAAGTTAGCAAATGAGGGAAGAACACTTATGAGCTCTTCCACTTCACTTGCTTGAAATGGCCAACTTacaaaattggaaaataaagtaaacacaAAAAATACAAGGGAAACAACAAAATTTGGTAAACAAGGATGTGGTTGAATGTGGCAGCTTTGGTTGCTCTCAAACAAGTAATGAATCAGCTTGGATTCATGCAATTCTCTCAGCTGCAAGTGAATTATGCTGTTGTTGCAGCAACCAGTTTGATGCAGACCAGTGAAGAATTTGGTTCTGCTGCACCAAAAATTTCAGCCTCAATGTTGATCTTTCCTTGCTCCAATCCActccctaagatgctaccagtgTTGTAGGACCTCCTGAGATAATTCTGCACCCAACAAAGAGCTCATACAGACCaccaataatcgattattaagcTAGAAAATCAACACTGTTGCTGCTAGAAACTGTTAAACCAGAATGCACAACTGTAGTTTTATCAAACAGCTTATGTGCAGGATTTTCAAACAGcttaaatcaatcaattaatcggTTTCCAATGAATGGTTGCACTCAAAATGAACTTAAGAAAGGATCTAGAGTAGatttgaaaagcaagaaacaaagataaGTTGCATATGTGATCAATTTCGAAACCAAATGTAAACTAggcaaagtgtttgataaaatgcctagAAGAAAGCTGAAAAACTGTgcatcagattttaaattttgcttGGCACTGGTTCACACAGCTTTTTACAATGCTTATGGTAAGATTTGAATTGTGCACTTCTTCTAATTCAATTGAACCAAGCTTTTGCTACCAATTCTGAACTAAATTTGATGCAGTAATCACAACAagctttcaaattaaaaattctgCAACTATACCAGGAAAAGATGCTTAAAAATTGGTGGTTTGAATGGTCATTTTGCACAAACAAATTTGGACTCTTAATTTTATGATTGGAGCAAATTTGTTTTACCAAATATGACTTGTGCAAACTGCCAGCAGAGGCTAAATgcttttaaatcaaaatttgactATTGCAGTTGCTCTTTCACACCAAATTTGGCCAATTCACCAATCATTTTTAGCAAAAGAATCAAACtgatatgtaatcaattaaaatgacTCTAGGACAGCAAATCAGACTTAAACAAGACTCTAGGAATGACTGAAAAGATATCCAAATATGAGTTCTAATCTGGACAGAttcaaaaatcagaaaaatgactcaaacaaagcTAATTGCAGTTCGGTCAAGCTGCTTACACAAGGATTTCCAGATTCTGCAGAATGGTGCATCCAGTTTTAATGATGTTTGTATGGTTTGCACATACAGCAAATTCAGCACATCAACACAGCCAAGGATGATGTTTCCATACAGTGCAGTTTCAGAGAAAAACACAGGTGCAGTTTCAGAGAAAAACACATGAAAAACCAGATTTAACACAGAATTAGATAGGCATCCATTGGCACTGCACTGTGATGGACTTCATGATGCACTGAGCTCTTTAATCATTGCTCATCTGATGTGCTTCTATTGAAAATCCAGCCAAACACAGCAGATTTATCCCAAACCAGTTTCAACTCAGAATTTTgacaaaataaaccaaaacacATTACTAGACATGACaaaattagatttcaaaattaaaagactcaaagcAAAGAATtgaccgattaaaatgatgaacaataaagcaattaaaagctggaaacaacaaatttctcaaTTGAAATCTACTGGAATTGTGAAAACAATGTAACAGTACAATAGAATACAGAAAACAAGAATGGAAATGTTGACAGAATGCAGCGAATGAAAACAGATACTCAGCTGGAGCGTGATGCAGAACCaaggctctgaataccacttgatgaaGTTGCTCCAGCAGAAGTGAGGATTGAAGGCAGtggaatgatgaattgaatcaTGAGCAGTGTTGAATATGGCTCACGAGAGGCAGTGGCAGCGGACTAAGATGTGATTTAGCAGCAGCAGTATAGTTAATGTAGTGGAGACAGATCTGGATGCAGAGATGGATGTAGAGATGGATGCAGAGCTCTATGGTGAGTGGAATATCTAACTCAGACGGCCTTccatggaaggaagctagaaggagaaggaaagctcaatAAGAGGTGACTTTTGGCAGAGTTCTTTGCTGGAAAAATGCATCAGCATGGTAAAACTCCATATATTCAAAAGTGAACTTCAAGCTTTgcttatgagattttatagatcaatctcaaAGCTTAAGCAAGCCTTACACGTTTTCTTTAGATCTGAAATGTTAACCATGTGCTGAATGTGTGGCTCCTAGAAAGCCTTATGAAACACGTGGATAATTGAATTTTacatatgaaaaatgaaaaattactaatgccaccccatagaaggataagcacaccccttcttgtGTGTAAATGTccattttacccttctccatgttttggcaaatttggaacatgttcttgttctccaattttccatacaaaaatagcaaatagtatttgaccttggggagaatactcatcttggagctttttggccATTCCTCTTGTAATGGGTCCTATGGTGTTAGACCTTCTTGTATCACATTTTATGGTGACTGAAGATATTGTTTTGGGacataaaatttcttccaaGGGAATTGAGGTTGACAAAGAAAAAGTGGAAGTAATTGAGAAACTTCCACCACCTACTaatgtgaaaggaattaggAGTTTTCGAGGGCATTTtaggttttatagaagatttattcAAGATTTTTCTAAGATTGCCAAACCTTTAAGCAATCTTCTTATCAAAGATGTGCCTTTTGTGATGGATGATGAATGCATGAAGgcttttgatattttgaagaagTTGGTTTCTACGCTAGTAATTGTAGCTCCAGATTGGAATCGAGACTTTGAGTTGATGTGTGAAACTAGTGATTATGTTATAGGCGTTGTGCTTGGCTAGCGAAGAGAGAAGATGTTTCACGCTATTTATTATGAAAGCAAAGTTTTGAATGAAGCccagttgaattatgctactacagAAAAGGAATTTCTTGCTATAGTATATGCcttggagaaatttagaccttatctcattgggtctaaaGTGGTTATTTACACGGATCATGCATCTATAAAGTATTTATTAACCAAGCCAGATTCTAAACCACGCTTGATTATATGGGTACTTTTACTACAAGAGTTTGATGTGGAAATCCGTAACAAGAAAGGCAGTGAGAATGTGATTGTTGATCATCTATCTCGACTAGTAAATTGTGATATCACAAGCAAGGAGAAAGAAATTTGGGagtctttttcagatgaaacaTTTATGTATATTCAAcagaggccatggtttgctgatatggctaattttaaAGTTGTAGAAGTAATTCCAGAAGATTTGAATTGGCAATAGAAGAGAAATTTTTTGCATGATGCAAAATAGTTCATCTGGGATGatccatttttatttaagattggagcagataataTTTTGAGACGTTGTGTTACTCATGAAGAAGCATAAGGAATTCTTttgcattgtcatgattcaccttatggaggacattttaatggagagaGAACAACTACAAATGTTCTCCaatcaggattttattggcctactttgtttaaagatgctcataaccATGCgagaaattgtgataaatgtcagAGAACTTGAAGCATCTCAAGAAGACATGAAATGCCATTACAAGGCATCTTAGCGGTTAAAGTCTTTGATTGCTGGGGGATAGATTTTATTGGACCTTTTCCACCATCTTCTAATCATGAATATATCTTGGTGGTTGTTGATTATGAGAGTAAGTGGGTGAAGGCAGTTGCTTGTCCTAGGAATGATGCCAATACTGtcattaaatttttgaaaaggcAAATTTTTGCCATGTTTGGGGTTCCCAGAGTGCTCatcagtgatggaggatctcatttttgtaaTGCTTAGCTTGCAAAAGTACTTAAGAATTATGGTGTGAGACATAAAATGGctacaccttatcatccacagacCAATGGGCAAGCTGAGGTGTCTAATAGGGAGATAAAGAAGATTTTGGAAAAGACATTTGGTTCATCAACGAAGGATTGGTCTCAGAAGTTAGATGATGCGCTCTGGGCATACAAAACTGCAATGAAGACTGCTATCGGGCTATCTCCTTTTCAATTAGTCTATAGaaaagcatgtcatttgccagtAGAGATGGAGCATCGAGCTTTATGGGCATTAAAGTTCTTGAACTTTGATCCTTTTGACACTGCTAATAGAAGAAGAAGGCAAACTCTTGAGCTTGAAGTGATGCAGTTGCATGCTTATGATTCTTCTAGgaattacaaagaaaaggtcaaattttatcatgacaagaAGCTGATAAAGAAGATTTTTCATCCAGGACAACAGGTGTTATTGTTTAACTCATGCTTGAAACTTTTCCCTGGATAATTGAAGTCTAAGTGGTCTGGGCCGTTCGTGATTAAGGATGTCAAACCACATAGAGCAATTGAGTTGGTAGATCCGACTGCTAGTGATCCACAAAGAAGTTGGGTGGTTAATGGGCAACGTCTTATGCATTATCTGGGTGGAGAGATTGAGCCTTCCACAGTCGTGAAGATGGTGGATCCTTGATcataatggtgtcaagctagtgacgttaaagaagcttATAGGGAGTCAACCCTGTTTTCTGAACTTATCTCTTTAGAAGTTTGTGAATTTGGTTAAAATGTACTCACCTCAATGATATGTTTGGATGGTTTGGCTATAATATGTATGTGATGAGTAATTGCTATCTTGTGGGTTTTTATTGtgtgattgatgttgagatgatgcatggtTAAGTCTTATAATGCAGGTGGTTGCTCATGATTGTTAGAAATTGATGCATGATGTTAATTGTGATTAATGTGCTGGGtaggatgtttatcaaattgtggaacgTGAGTTAACCTGTGAAAGGTTGGgctctagagtttttgattgattgattgctattactttggaagcatgattgattttgtctAAGTTTCTATGATTAAACCACTTgtttgcttgttacaaatgatcaaggccatgtttttttctcccttagagccaatgtttataggtgaacccaacaaagatcaatgtttttctttatcctttgcaccttgagcctaaatttggAAGTTgaaaaacccttgttgaaatccttaccttgagttgagtagagtatgtgtatgtggtaatggagaatggttcaagtttggggtggtgagaaaccaaaaagaactttgtgaaattcgtGAAAAGGCATTGAGcagaagtaaaaataaaagaagaaaaaaatgagctCAATGTAAGTGAAGTTGggaataaattgaaaatttggtttctcacataaaaagtaaaaagagatGAATTGTTCATGTGAATGAATGAActatgcactctcttaactcaaggaactttgttgtccagaaaaaccaatttttcttcttagcccagccacgttacaagccttgaaaagtccttgtgatgataacttgcttgtgagtatgtttgattgtggttaaatgaaaggcaaagttgattcatgtgacatggTGATAGTAGAGTGCATGAGCGTACCTCATTTTTGAGTGCTTaagtgaaacactatctttggAGAGGATTAGTTCCATGCATTATAAGATAACATTCTTGTTTAGctattgatcattcatgagtttGCATCTGTTGTATGTTGGGATAATATGAGCACCATAGTGAGATTTGTATGATAAGCAGTTGTGGTGATTACTTGTCTTGGAAGAAAGTGTTTGTGATGTGTTGAACCATTGAAGTGTTGTTTAGgctgagttacattttgttttgcttaaggacaagcaaagtttcaagtttggggttgtgataacggttgatttcaccgttacttgagaataaattttgatatcaaatgAACCCTTTTAGAAACTTGTTTGTtctcttaattttggtttattttgggAAATAATAGAGTTGAGGTTagacttgaagattttatcactaaatccccttggttttgtaggaaattgggaTGAATTGGAGGAGGAGTTAAGTTGTCAGGAAGTTGGAACTCATAAAGGACAGAAAGAGCACCATAAGAGAGGGTTGTAGAAGGTCGCACTCACGGTTGGACGCCCTTTTCATGACCCTCAGTGATGAAGCCTCACAATCACacctgggcgccctttttggggcaCTGAGCGCCATCTTTCCTACAACGTTTAACACCTGAGCGCCCTCCATTGGACGCTGAGCGTCATTCTTCTCGCAAGCACGCCTGagcgccctaagtaggggcgctgagcggtgTCAATGTTGGCCCATGGCCCAATTTAACCCTATTTAAGGATTAGCTCGACCTAGAGAGGGTATCTCTTGATAGAATTAacacaaattcatattttctccaactctctgaaggcagaagtggatgcgaaagctctcctcttcaatttttagggtttttctatctttttcattccattgttcatctagtttctccataatgatggggaactaaacattctttgttgttgggggatgatatAACCTTGTGAACTTTCACGTAtatgaattgattcttatttatttatgcttttttcattaattgttagggttattcttctttgctctatgcattgttatgtttaactcattcatgacatgattattggttttcgtgatatggacagATATGGGGAAacctagatctggagaattgctcccaaaagcagtattgcctagacatagggatatgagttttggttatcttaagcttctgtgcgtatgtaatgcagaattaattgttagggagacaagacattgtaaactagtaattaaggataagctTTCTTCGCTATGAggtgaatggatgatattgaaagtatgagatgaatatgttgttggggtttagatttcaccaagtttcctctcatgcatgtatgaattcatcttcttcattaatgttaatatcactttctaaattactaaaaacccgatgtctctgcgaagaaagcctatccttaattaccagtttacaatgtcttgtctccctaacaattaattctgcattacaaACGCGcagaagcttaagataaccaaaactcatatccctatgtctaggcaatactgcttttgggagcaaTTCTCCATATCTAGGTTTCACCGTATttgtccatatcacgaaaa from the Vigna angularis cultivar LongXiaoDou No.4 chromosome 3, ASM1680809v1, whole genome shotgun sequence genome contains:
- the LOC108324543 gene encoding uncharacterized protein LOC108324543, whose amino-acid sequence is MATPYHPQTNGQAEVSNREIKKILEKTFGSSTKDWSQKLDDALWAYKTAMKTAIGLSPFQLVYRKACHLPVEMEHRALWALKFLNFDPFDTANRRRRQTLELEVMQLHAYDSSRNYKEKVKFYHDKKLIKKIFHPGQQSKWSGPFVIKDVKPHRAIELVDPTASDPQRSWVVNGQRLMHYLGGEIEPSTVVKMVDP